A window of the Candidatus Binatia bacterium genome harbors these coding sequences:
- a CDS encoding MFS transporter, with amino-acid sequence MRSPSRPWAIAALAFITMGFSRGLNSSFGVFYVALLDSFGWSRAITAGVFSVVLIVDAVISPVVGHLLDRFGPKKIVGAGCVLLALGLLLSSRIQSLWEFYIFFGLVSALGLSFMGMVPHVVLISEWFSSKRASALGVVYAGTGVGILLIAPFTEWLISTWGWERALEILAFIVVIGLLPLVWTFYRSGPYGEVRGEDNKTGNEWTTKLALRSGQFWLIFFARVFAAGGTTVIVTHQIAHVVDIGYSRLYAATIFGLMGMTSTAGRMVFGYVADLFSKQGAYTLNILTTLVGVAALMIAHDPSQPWLLYVYVIFFGIGFGSRAVIFSALAADIFSGKGFGAIFGYSVISVGVGGALGSWLGGFFFDLSGSYLVSFALSTAVLLLSDLCIWLVTAKWVVAYDQRLWSGG; translated from the coding sequence ATGCGCTCCCCTTCCCGTCCCTGGGCCATCGCGGCTCTGGCCTTCATCACGATGGGCTTTTCCCGCGGTCTCAATTCGTCATTCGGCGTTTTCTACGTCGCTCTTTTGGACTCTTTCGGCTGGAGCCGGGCGATCACGGCGGGGGTATTTTCGGTCGTGCTCATAGTGGACGCCGTGATCTCGCCGGTCGTCGGCCATCTTTTAGATCGCTTCGGCCCGAAAAAGATCGTCGGCGCAGGCTGCGTGCTTCTGGCTCTGGGCTTGCTGCTCAGCAGTCGGATTCAGAGCCTCTGGGAATTTTATATCTTCTTCGGCTTGGTTTCCGCTTTGGGGCTCAGCTTCATGGGGATGGTGCCCCATGTGGTGCTGATTTCCGAGTGGTTTTCTTCCAAGCGGGCTTCCGCATTGGGCGTCGTTTACGCCGGCACGGGCGTGGGCATTCTTCTGATAGCGCCTTTCACGGAGTGGTTGATTTCGACCTGGGGATGGGAGCGCGCGCTGGAGATTCTCGCGTTCATCGTAGTGATCGGCCTGCTTCCTCTAGTGTGGACTTTTTACCGCAGCGGGCCTTACGGAGAGGTGCGCGGCGAAGATAATAAGACGGGCAATGAATGGACCACGAAGCTCGCCTTGCGGAGCGGCCAGTTTTGGTTGATCTTTTTCGCCCGGGTCTTCGCCGCGGGCGGCACGACCGTGATCGTCACGCATCAAATCGCGCACGTTGTCGATATCGGCTACAGCCGCCTCTACGCCGCGACCATCTTCGGCCTCATGGGCATGACCAGCACCGCGGGACGGATGGTATTCGGCTACGTCGCCGATCTGTTTTCCAAGCAGGGCGCCTACACGCTCAACATTCTGACTACACTCGTCGGCGTCGCGGCTCTGATGATCGCCCATGATCCGTCGCAACCTTGGCTGCTCTATGTCTACGTCATTTTTTTCGGCATCGGCTTCGGTTCCAGAGCCGTGATTTTTTCCGCGCTCGCCGCGGATATTTTTTCCGGCAAGGGGTTCGGCGCTATTTTCGGCTACTCGGTCATCAGCGTCGGCGTCGGCGGCGCTTTGGGGTCGTGGTTGGGCGGTTTTTTCTTCGACCTCAGCGGCAGTTATCTGGTTTCGTTCGCGCTCTCGACGGCTGTGCTACTGCTTTCCGACTTGTGCATCTGGCTGGTCACGGCCAAGTGGGTCGTAGCATACGATCAACGGCTCTGGTCGGGCGGTTGA
- a CDS encoding PA0069 family radical SAM protein: MKTPSPPRGRGSADNPKNRFEKIERVPEPLAADEISSPATTFLTDSSKSIIAYNDSPDVGFDASVNPYRGCEHGCIYCYARPTHEYLGFSAGLDFETKIMVKADAPELLRKELASPKWKPRVLAMSGVTDCYQPAEKKLGLTRRCLQVLLEFRNPVTIVTKNYLVTRDIDILSDLARHRCAAVFISLTTLDEKLSGVMEPRASRPARRLAAISALSQAGIPVGYLQAPMIPGLTDSEAPAIAQAAAKAGARYAGYVALRLPHAVKDLFEEWLERNYPEKKNKVLNRIRTIRGGNLNDPQFNSRMRGEGIFAEQMADLFRVACRKAGIEERSPGLSSEQFRRPKEQLKLFG; this comes from the coding sequence ATGAAGACGCCGTCTCCGCCTCGCGGCCGCGGCTCCGCCGATAACCCGAAGAACCGCTTCGAGAAAATCGAGCGGGTCCCCGAGCCGCTCGCCGCCGACGAAATCTCCTCTCCCGCGACCACCTTTCTTACCGACTCTTCCAAGTCGATCATCGCCTACAACGATAGCCCGGACGTGGGCTTCGACGCCAGCGTCAACCCTTATCGCGGCTGCGAGCACGGCTGCATTTACTGCTACGCGCGTCCCACGCACGAGTATCTGGGTTTCTCGGCCGGGCTGGACTTCGAAACCAAGATCATGGTGAAAGCGGATGCGCCCGAATTGTTGCGCAAAGAACTGGCGAGCCCCAAGTGGAAGCCGCGGGTTTTGGCGATGAGCGGAGTCACCGACTGCTATCAACCGGCGGAGAAAAAGCTCGGGCTCACGCGCCGATGCCTCCAAGTGTTGCTGGAATTTCGCAACCCGGTGACGATTGTGACGAAAAATTATCTCGTCACGCGCGACATCGACATCTTATCCGACCTGGCGCGTCATCGATGCGCTGCGGTTTTCATTTCCCTGACGACGCTGGACGAAAAACTTTCCGGTGTGATGGAACCGCGCGCCTCGCGCCCCGCCCGGCGTCTGGCCGCGATCTCCGCTCTATCTCAAGCGGGCATTCCCGTCGGCTACTTACAAGCGCCGATGATCCCGGGACTTACGGACTCCGAGGCCCCGGCGATCGCTCAGGCCGCCGCAAAGGCCGGCGCGCGCTACGCAGGCTATGTCGCGCTGCGTCTGCCGCATGCGGTAAAGGATCTCTTCGAAGAGTGGCTGGAACGGAACTATCCCGAAAAAAAGAATAAGGTGCTGAATCGCATTCGCACGATCCGCGGCGGCAATTTAAACGATCCGCAATTCAACAGCCGTATGAGGGGCGAGGGCATCTTCGCCGAACAGATGGCCGATCTGTTCCGCGTAGCGTGCAGGAAAGCCGGGATTGAAGAGAGATCGCCCGGCCTGAGCAGCGAGCAATTTCGTAGACCCAAGGAGCAGCTGAAACTCTTCGGCTAA
- a CDS encoding Rho termination factor N-terminal domain-containing protein, with the protein MELKELRRLTIPKLRDLAKAETDLQGVGGMEKEELIKAIAKAKGIAYDETHKDANAIHSIKHDIRALKKQKAELLTSSGDAKKLKKVQRKIKRLKRLTRHLAHETKTAQAAKAAEPAAPAPAAAPAATPPPAAPETPPAAG; encoded by the coding sequence ATGGAACTGAAAGAGCTTAGAAGACTTACCATTCCGAAGCTGCGCGATCTTGCCAAGGCGGAGACGGATCTTCAGGGCGTCGGCGGAATGGAAAAAGAGGAATTGATCAAGGCGATCGCCAAGGCCAAAGGCATCGCTTACGACGAGACCCATAAGGACGCCAACGCGATCCATTCGATCAAGCACGATATTCGAGCGCTGAAAAAGCAGAAAGCCGAACTATTGACCTCCTCCGGCGATGCCAAGAAGCTTAAAAAGGTCCAGAGAAAAATAAAGCGGCTGAAGCGGCTCACGCGCCATTTGGCGCACGAGACCAAGACGGCCCAGGCCGCCAAGGCGGCGGAACCCGCGGCGCCTGCACCGGCGGCCGCTCCCGCAGCCACGCCGCCGCCGGCAGCCCCAGAAACTCCGCCGGCAGCAGGATAA